In the genome of Drosophila pseudoobscura strain MV-25-SWS-2005 chromosome 3, UCI_Dpse_MV25, whole genome shotgun sequence, one region contains:
- the Khc-73 gene encoding kinesin-like protein KIF13A isoform X6 has protein sequence MSSDKIKVAVRVRPFNRREIELGTKCIVEMEKQQTILQNPPPLEKIERKQPKTFAFDHCFYSLNPEDDNFASQETVFDCVGRDILDNAFQGYNACIFAYGQTGSGKSYTMMGSQENKGIIPRLCDKLFSAIANKSTPELMYKVEVSYMEIYNEKVHDLLDPKPNKQSLKVREHNVMGPYVDGLSQLAVASYQDIDNLMTEGNKSRTVAATNMNAESSRSHAVFSVVLTQILTDQATGVSGEKVSRMSLVDLAGSERAVKTGAVGDRLKEGSNINKSLTTLGLVISKLADQTNGKRNGNDKFVPYRDSVLTWLLKDNLGGNSRTVMVATISPSADNYEETLSTLRYADRAKRIVNHAVVNEDPNARIIRELRHEVETLRSMLKHATGSPVGDVQDKLAESENLMKQISQTWEEKLVKTERIQNERQQALEKMGISVQASGIKVEKNKYYLVNLNADPSLNELLVYYLKERTLIGGRSISGQQPDIQLSGLGIQPEHCVITIEDSGLYMEPVQGARCFVNGSAAVEKTPLQNGDRILWGNHHFFRVNSPKSNNTSMSASEPQTPAQLIDYNFARDEIMQNELSNDPIQTAIARLERQHEEDKQVALEKQRQEYERQFQQLRNILSPSTPYAPYAPYDPLRMGKITPNTPTSQMRVEKWAQERDEMFRRSLGQLKTDIMRANSLVQEANFLAEEMEKKTKFSVTLQIPPANLSPNRRRGAFVSEPAILVKRTNSGSQIWTMEKLENKLIDMREMYQEHKERVLNGLPLVEQFSDDEYDDKDDDNAKPQDPFYESQENHNLIGVANIFLEVLFHDVKLDYHTPIISQQGEVAGRLQVEVERIAGQMPQDRMCESVSESSENSRDEYDDPVDPSSNQITCRVTIKCATGLPLSLSNFVFCQYTFWGHQEMVVPVINAESTAHDQNMVFKFEHTNDFTVTINEEFLEHCIEGALSIEVWGHRSAGFSRTKGWEVEQQQAKARSLVDRWAELSRKIELWVEIHELNDSGEYSPVEVTNRNEVLTGGIYQLRQGQQRRVNVRVKPVQNSGTLPIICQSIVNVAIGSVTVRSRLQRPLDSYQEEDLTVLREKWSEALGRRRQYLDQQIQMLIKKEEKNEQERERELSLVHQWVSLTEERNAVLVPAPGSGIPGAPASWEPPSGMEPHVPVLFLNLNGDDLSAQNTNDELSIAGINSILSKEHGHKFYTLQILQHLDKDVCCVASWDSSMHDSQALNRVTEANERVYLILRTTVRLSHPAPMDLVLRKRLSINIKKGQTLTDRLKKFRLVRGENAIWQSGVTYEVVSNIPKASEELEDRESLAQLAASGDDCSASDGETYIEKYTRGVSAVESILTLDRLRQNVAVKELETAHGQPLSMRKTVSVPNFSQIMRFDASMESLLNVGRSESFADLNNSALGNKFTPVHSGGGGSGNGVIRNRHSFGGKGSSEDSPGKAFGIASPATSKLLGMRMTTLHEEPLGGHRSLDEEPEDSYSDSEYAAEYEQERQQNRSLATRSRLTSSKTMDSFMDVSSHSSNNYLSYTSSANANMKHLTGLATLSMSSSTSSGYGSQAVSCNNLSNEDITSMRSMSIDETPDLDRVNSNSPPNRQARVNPFLKDMPKAKTQEKVEPQAKTLQEAFTHPLEQPESKEAGQSDDECEQVPKNKINNNNNDSIIKEEPQHAPEEELQEVVEDESEQRQELSTDNQNGNQSLDEATHNISEQNLEGDGIVREELPAGKVMRRKKSNTQPPNNIGNSNNNNNNSNSTSQTARINQRASVAKMEGLAAHMDPSIMSSSTEVEDDGKDVVHLTLPDWIVVGESVLIRPSNASGVIRYVGTTHFQAGAWVGVELDTPTGKNDGTMEGIQYFQCKPKYGKFVRPDKLQLDKRGKAMRAYKAAEKSNSISKEMSSSMTRSKSRGDSLNVSARK, from the exons ATGTCAAGTGATAAGATCAAAGTTGCTGTAAGGGTGCGACCCTTCAATCGCCGCG AAATCGAATTGGGTACAAAATGTAtcgtggaaatggaaaaacaacaGACGATATTGCAGAATCCACCACCATTGGAAAAAATCGAAAG aaaacaaccAAAGACATTTGCATTCGATCACTGCTTCTACTCGTTGAACCCGGAGGATGACAACTTCGCGTCCCAGGAGACGGTGTTCGATTGCGTGGGACGTGACATACTGGACAATGCATTCCAGGGCTATAATGCGTGCATATTCGCGTATGGCCAGACAG GGTCCGGCAAGTCCTATACGATGATGGGCTCTCAGGAGAACAAGGGCATTATACCGCGCCTGTGTGATAAGCTCTTCTCGGCCATTGCCAACAAGTCAACGCCCGAGCTGATGTACAAAGTGGAGGTCTCCTACATGGAGATCTACAACGAGAAGGTCCACGATCTGCTCGACCCGAAGCCAAACAAACAGTCGCTCAAAGTGCGCGAACACAACGTGATGGGTCCCTATGTCGATGGTTTGTCGCAGCTGGCCGTGGCATCCTACCAGGACATCGATAACCTCATGACCGAGGGCAACAAATCCCGGACGGTGGCGGCCACCAACATGAATGCCGAGTCGTCGCGCTCCCATGCCGTCTTCTCGGTGGTGCTCACCCAGATACTCACGGATCAGGCAACGGGCGTCAGCGGGGAGAAGGTTTCGCGGATGTCTCTCGTAGACTTGGCTGGCTCCGAGCGTGCCGTGAAGACGGGCGCTGTCGGCGATCGTCTCAAGGAGGGCTCCAACATAAACAA ATCTCTGACCACGCTGGGCCTGGTCATCTCCAAGCTGGCCGATCAGACCAATGGCAAGCGGAATGGAAACGACAAATTTGTGCCCTATCGGGACTCTGTGCTCACCTGGCTGCTGAAGGACAATCTGGGCGGCAACTCCAGGACCGTAATGGTGGCCACAATCTCACCGTCGGCGGACAACTACGAGGAGACGTTGTCCACGCTGCGCTATGCGGATCGGGCCAAGCGCATCGTCAACCACGCCGTGGTCAACGAAGATCCCAATGCCCGGATCATTCGGGAGCTGCGACACGAGGTGGAGACGCTGAGGAGCATGCTGAAGCACGCCACGGGATCGCCGGTGGGCGATGTGCAGGATAAACTGGCCGAGAGCGAGAATCTAATGAAGCAGATCTCGCAGACGTGGGAGGAGAAGTTGGTCAAGACGGAGCGCATCCAGAACGAGCGACAGCAGGCCCTGGAGAAAATGGGCATCAGTGTGCAGGCCAGCGGCATCAAGGTGGAGAAGAACAAGTACTATTTGGTCAATTTGAATGCGGATCCGTCCCTCAACGAGCTGCTGGTCTACTACCTAAAG GAACGGACGCTGATTGGCGGTCGCAGCATTAGCGGACAACAGCCCGATATACAGCTCTCTGGGCTGGGCATTCAACCGGAGCATTGTGTGATCACCATTGAGGACAGCGGACTGTATATGGAGCCAGTTCAGGGAGCGCGTTGTTTCGTGAACGGATCTGCGGCCGTGGAGAAGACTCCGCTACAGAACGGCGATCGCATCCTGTGGGGCAATCATCATTTCTTCCGCGTCAACTCTCCAAAGAGCAACAACACGAGCATGAGCGCCTCGGAGCCGCAGACGCCGGCCCAGCTGATCGACTACAACTTTGCGCGCGACGAGATTATGCAGAACGAGCTGAGCAATGACCCCATTCAGACGGCCATTGCTCGCCTGGAGCGCCAGCACGAGGAAGATAAGCAGGTGGCGCTGgagaagcagcggcaggagtACGAGCGCCAGTTCCAGCAACTGCGCAACATTCTCTCGCCCAGCACACCCTATGCCCCATATGCCCCCTACGATCCGCTGCGCATGGGCAAGATAACCCCGAATACTCCGACCTCCCAGATGCGGGTCGAAAAGTGGGCACAG GAGCGCGATGAAATGTTCCGACGTTCGCTGGGGCAGCTGAAAACGGACATCATGCGAGCCAATTCCCTGGTGCAAGAGGCCAACTTCCTGGCCGAGGAAATGGAGAAGAAGACCAAATTCTCGGTCACCCTGCAAATACCGCCGGCCAATCTGAGTCCCAACAGGCGACGGGGGGCCTTTGTTAGCGAGCCCGCGATTCTGGTGAAGCGCACAAATTCCGGCAGCCAGATATGGACGATGGAGAAGCTGGAGAACAAACTGATCGACATGCGAGAGATGTACCAGGAGCACAAGGAGCGCGTGCTCAACGGATTG CCCCTTGTAGAGCAATTCTCAGACGATGAATACGATGACAAG GACGATGACAATGCCAAGCCGCAGGACCCGTTCTACGAGTCGCAGGAGAACCACAATCTCATTGGCGTGGCCAACATATTCCTGGAGGTGCTCTTCCACGACGTCAAGCTGGACTACCACACGCCCATCATCAGCCAGCAGGGTGAGGTGGCAGGACGCCTgcaggtggaggtggagcgcATAGCCGGCCAGATGCCGCAGGACCGCATGTGCGAGTCGGTCTCGGAGTCCTCGGAGAACTCGCGCGACGAGTACGATGACCCTGTCGATCCCTCCTCCAACCAGATCACGTGTCGAGTCACCATCAAGTGCGCCACGggcctgcccctgtccctctcCAACTTTGTGTTCTGCCAGTACACGTTTTGGGGCCACCAGGAGATGGTGGTGCCCGTGATCAATGCCGAGTCCACGGCCCACGATCAGAATATGGTATTCAAGTTCGAGCACACAAACGACTTTACGGTCACCATCAACGAGGAGTTCCTCGAGCACTGCATCGAGGGAGCCCTGTCGATTGAGGTCTGGGGCCATCGCAGTGCCGGATTCTCCAGGACCAAGGGCTGggaggtggagcagcagcaggccaagGCCCGTTCCCTGGTCGACCGCTGGGCGGAGCTTTCGCGCAAAATCGAGCTCTGGGTGGAGATCCACGAGCTGAACGACAGCGGCGAGTACTCGCCCGTGGAAGTGACCAATCGCAACGAGGTTCTGACCGGTGGCATCTACCAGCTGCGCCAGGGTCAGCAGCGACGGGTCAATGTGCGCGTGAAGCCTGTCCAAAACTCGGGAACGCTGCCCATCATCTGCCAGTCGATTGTGAACGTGGCTATTGGTAGTGTGACGGTTCGCTCGCGGCTGCAGCGGCCACTCGACTCCTACCAGGAGGAAGATCTCACCGTCTTGCGTGAGAAGTGGAGCGAGGCGCTGGGACGCCGTCGCCAGTACCTGGACCAGCAGATCcagatgctgatcaagaaggaggagaagaacgagcaggagcgggagcgggagctgAGCCTGGTGCATCAGTGGGTCTCCCTGACGGAGGAACGAAACGCAGTGCTGGTGCCGGCTCCCGGCTCGGGCATACCGGGAGCCCCTGCTTCCTGGGAGCCGCCATCTGGCATGGAGCCGCATGTGCCCGTGCTCTTCTTAAACCTCAACGGCGACGACCTTTCCGCCCAGAACACCAACGACGAGCTCTCCATTGCGGGCATCAATTCCATTCTCTCCAAGGAGCACGGCCACAAATTCTACACGCTGCAGATCCTGCAGCATCTGGACAAGGACGTGTGCTGTGTGGCCAGCTGGGACTCGTCCATGCACGACAGCCAGGCCCTCAACCGCGTCACTGAGGCCAACGAACGTGTCTATCTCATTCTGCGCACCACAGTGCGTCTCTCGCATCCTGCCCCCATGGATCTGGTGCTGCGGAAGCGCCTCAGCATCAACATCAAGAAAGGACAGACGCTGACGGATCGCCTCAAGAAGTTCCGACTTGTGCGGGGCGAGAACGCCATTTGGCAGAGTGGCGTTACCTACGAGGTGGTCTCCAACATTCCGAAGGCCTCCGAAGAGCTCGAGGATCGCGAGTCGCTCGCCCAGCTAGCGGCCAGCGGGGACGATTGCTCGGCCAGCGATGGCGAGACCTACATAG AGAAATACACGCGGGGCGTTTCGGCAGTGGAGAGCATTTTGACCCTGGACCGGCTGCGGCAGAATGTGGCTGTCAAGGAACTGGAGACGGCCCATGGCCAGCCGCTGTCCATGCGCAAGACCGTCAGTGTGCCGAACTTCTCGCAG ATCATGCGCTTCGATGCGTCGATGGAGTCGCTGCTGAATGTGGGACGATCCGAGTCCTTTGCCGATCTCAACAACAGTGCCCTGGGCAATAAGTTTACGCCAG TTCACAGCGGAGGGGGAGGATCCGGCAACGGAGTCATACGCAACCGGCACAGCTTCGGCGGCAAGGGCAGCAGCGAGGATTCGCCTGGAAAAGCCTTCGGCATTG CATCGCCAGCCACCAGCAAGCTGCTGGGCATGCGTATGACCACGCTGCATGAGGAGCCCCTGGGTGGACATCGATCGCTCGACGAGGAGCCCGAGGACAGCTACAGCGACTCGGAATATGCCGCAGAGTATGAGCAGGAGCGCCAGCAGAACAGGAGCCTGGCCACGCGGTCACGCCTCACGTCGTCCAAGACCATGGACTCGTTCATGGATGTCAGCAGCCACTCGAGCAACAACTACTTGAGCTACACGTCGAGCGCCAATGCGAATATGAAGCACTTGACAGGCCTGGCCACGCTCAGCATGAGCTCGTCCACCAGCAGTGGCTATGGCTCCCAGGCCGTTTCCTGTAATAATCTGAGCAACGAGGACATAACTTCCATGCGTTCCATGAGCATTGACGAGACTCCAG ATTTGGATCGCGTCAATTCCAACTCGCCACCAAACCGTCAGGCTCGAGTCAACCCCTTCCTCAAGGACATGCCTAAAGCCAAAACACAAGAGAAAGTCGAGCCCCAAGCTAAGACGCTGCAGGAGGCGTTCACACACCCCCTGGAGCAGCCAGAGTCGAAGGAAGCCGGCCAAAGTGATGATGAGTGCGAGCAGGtgcccaaaaataaaataaacaacaacaacaacgatagCATTATCAAGGAGGAGCCACAGCATGCGCCCGAGGAAGAACTTCAGGAGGTAGTGGAAGATGAGTCAGAGCAGAGACAGGAACTTTCCACAGACAATCAGAACGGCAATCAATCGCTGGACGAGGCCACACACAACATTTCAGAGCAGAACCTTGAGGGCGATGGCATCGTCAGAGAAGAACTGCCGGCTGGCAAAGTGATGCGGCGCAAAAAGTCCAATACGCAGCCACCGAACAACATTGGCaatagcaacaataacaataacaacagcaacagcacgaGCCAAACGGCACGCATCAACCAGCGTGCCTCGGTGGCTAAAATGGAAGGCCTGGCAGCGCACATGGACCCCAGCATTATGTCCAGCAGCACAGAAGTCGAGG ACGATGGCAAGGATGTGGTGCATCTGACGCTGCCCGATTGGATTGTGGTGGGTGAGTCGGTGCTGATCCGCCCGTCCAACGCCAGCGGCGTCATACGGTATGTGGGAACGACACACTTTCAGGCTGGAGCCTGGGTTGGTGTGGAACTGGACACGCCTACAGGCAAAAACGATGGCACCATGGAGGGCATACAGTATTTCCAGTGCAAGCCAAAGTACGGCAAGTTTGTGCGACCTGACAAGCTGCAGCTGGACAAGCGCGGCAAGGCGATGAGAGCCTACAAAGCCGCCGAGaagagcaacagcatcagcaaag AAATGAGCAGCTCGATGACACGCTCCAAGAGCCGCGGCGACTCGCTAAATGTGTCGGCGCGCAAATGA